The Nesterenkonia xinjiangensis genome contains a region encoding:
- a CDS encoding phospho-sugar mutase produces MSENTNVTVQDELLSTVRRWIRLDPDPVTRRELESLLARATESPEAAEQLDRLFAGRLAFGTAGLRAELGPGPLRMNRLVVRQTAAGLLRYAEEKLAAVDGTAGGARRIVIGYDARHQSDEFAAETARIFADADWEVHIFDRPGPTPLLARQVLVREASVGVMVTASHNPPRDNGYKVYLGGTLSRLLEPHGRGAGAQITAPVDREIATTIEAVVAEEFASSTETPPGEAPEVPSGALAIDDDARDSYREEALELLDPEGFPHRDLTIIYTAMHGVGGEMVTELLAKGGFSRVVPVTEQFAPDPDFPTADFPNPEEPGALDLGLQAAQEHDADLLLANDPDADRLSAAVYDPARTQWRQLSGDEMGALLGAHLLRRGPLRPREDGSPVVMANSIVSSRLLERLCEIRGVGHAATLTGFKWLARVEAMSFGYEEAIGFNVDPTMVKDKDGVSTALIFAELVADLKAAGKTAIDALDEIAAEAGVFITGQVTIKVDDLSQLGQITSGLRAEPPTEIAGSAVVESLDLTKDPLPGAEVNEATTTDALIYLTEQGDRVIVRPSGTEPKVKCYLEAVADTPGLDASADAIAEARQRAADRLAELRESMERLLG; encoded by the coding sequence GTGTCGGAGAACACGAACGTCACCGTCCAGGACGAGCTGCTGAGCACCGTCCGCCGCTGGATCCGGCTGGACCCGGACCCCGTCACGCGCCGCGAGCTGGAGTCCCTGCTCGCCCGGGCCACGGAGAGCCCTGAGGCCGCTGAGCAGCTCGACCGACTCTTTGCAGGGCGTCTGGCTTTCGGCACGGCCGGGCTGCGTGCCGAGCTGGGTCCCGGGCCGCTGCGGATGAACCGTCTTGTGGTCCGGCAGACCGCCGCCGGCCTGCTGCGCTACGCCGAGGAGAAGCTGGCCGCCGTCGACGGAACCGCCGGAGGCGCCCGGCGCATCGTCATCGGTTACGACGCCCGCCACCAGTCCGACGAGTTCGCCGCCGAGACGGCACGGATCTTCGCCGACGCTGACTGGGAGGTCCACATCTTCGACCGGCCCGGCCCCACGCCCCTGCTGGCCCGGCAGGTGCTGGTCCGTGAAGCCTCGGTGGGCGTGATGGTCACCGCCAGTCACAACCCGCCGCGGGACAACGGCTACAAGGTATACCTCGGAGGGACGCTCTCACGCCTGCTGGAGCCCCACGGCCGGGGCGCCGGCGCGCAGATCACCGCGCCGGTGGACCGAGAGATCGCCACGACCATCGAGGCAGTGGTCGCCGAGGAGTTCGCCTCCTCGACCGAGACCCCTCCGGGCGAGGCCCCGGAGGTGCCGTCCGGAGCCCTGGCCATCGACGACGACGCCCGCGACTCCTACCGGGAGGAGGCCCTGGAGCTCCTGGACCCGGAGGGCTTCCCGCACCGGGACCTGACCATCATCTACACCGCCATGCACGGCGTCGGCGGGGAGATGGTCACCGAGCTGCTCGCCAAGGGCGGCTTCTCCCGGGTGGTGCCGGTGACTGAGCAGTTCGCTCCGGACCCGGACTTCCCCACCGCCGACTTCCCCAATCCGGAGGAGCCCGGCGCTCTGGACTTGGGGCTGCAGGCCGCCCAGGAGCATGACGCGGACCTGCTCCTGGCCAACGACCCCGACGCGGACCGGCTCTCCGCCGCCGTCTACGACCCGGCCAGGACGCAGTGGCGGCAGCTCTCCGGCGATGAGATGGGTGCCCTGCTCGGCGCCCATCTGCTGCGCCGCGGCCCGTTGCGCCCTCGCGAGGACGGATCCCCGGTGGTGATGGCCAACTCGATCGTCTCCTCCCGGCTCCTCGAGCGGCTCTGTGAGATCCGCGGCGTCGGCCACGCCGCCACGCTGACCGGATTCAAGTGGCTCGCCCGGGTGGAGGCCATGAGCTTCGGCTACGAGGAGGCCATCGGCTTCAACGTGGACCCCACCATGGTCAAGGACAAGGATGGGGTCTCGACCGCCCTGATCTTCGCGGAGCTCGTCGCTGACCTCAAGGCCGCCGGCAAGACGGCGATCGACGCGCTCGACGAGATCGCCGCCGAGGCCGGCGTCTTCATCACCGGGCAGGTCACCATCAAGGTCGACGATCTCAGCCAGCTGGGGCAGATCACCTCCGGGCTGCGTGCCGAACCTCCGACGGAGATCGCCGGCTCCGCCGTCGTCGAGTCCCTGGACCTGACGAAGGACCCGTTGCCCGGTGCCGAGGTGAACGAGGCCACCACCACCGATGCGCTGATCTACCTCACCGAGCAGGGCGACCGCGTCATCGTCCGGCCCTCCGGGACCGAGCCCAAGGTCAAGTGCTATCTGGAGGCTGTGGCCGACACCCCCGGCCTCGACGCTTCCGCCGACGCCATCGCCGAGGCCCGGCAGCGTGCCGCCGACCGCCTCGCCGAGCTCCGTGAGAGCATGGAGCGGCTCCTCGGCTGA
- a CDS encoding purine-nucleoside phosphorylase — protein MSENTQHVAPEPALTPTNDPTAPANKLAEAAARVLLERTGVESFDLACTLGSGWGDAAGQLGEVIAEVSADDVPGFHVSGVSGHTGTLRAIRTTQGRTILVVGARTHYYEGRGVDAVAHGVRTAAASGAKTMVLTNGCGGLNPDWVPGTPVLIKDHLNLTGTSPLRGAHFVDMTDLYSPRLRGIARQIDPELPEGVYAQFPGPHYETPAEVRHAGIIGADLVGMSTALESIAARAAGMEVFGISLVTNLAAGISPVPLSHQEVLDAGQEAAPRIASLLARIIARALED, from the coding sequence ATGAGTGAGAACACGCAGCATGTGGCCCCTGAGCCCGCACTGACCCCCACGAACGACCCCACCGCCCCGGCCAACAAGCTGGCCGAGGCGGCCGCGCGGGTGCTTCTGGAGCGCACCGGCGTCGAGTCCTTCGACCTGGCCTGCACCCTGGGCTCAGGATGGGGCGACGCCGCCGGACAGCTGGGCGAGGTCATCGCTGAGGTCAGCGCCGATGACGTCCCTGGATTTCACGTCTCAGGGGTCTCCGGGCACACCGGCACCCTGCGGGCGATCCGCACCACGCAGGGCCGCACCATCCTGGTGGTCGGGGCCCGCACCCACTACTACGAGGGGCGCGGCGTCGACGCCGTCGCCCACGGGGTCCGCACCGCGGCCGCCTCCGGTGCGAAGACGATGGTGCTCACCAACGGATGCGGCGGCCTGAATCCGGACTGGGTGCCCGGCACGCCCGTGCTGATCAAGGACCACCTCAACCTCACCGGGACCTCGCCGCTGCGCGGGGCGCATTTCGTGGACATGACGGATCTCTACTCGCCGCGCCTCCGAGGAATCGCCCGGCAGATCGATCCGGAGCTGCCGGAAGGCGTCTATGCGCAGTTCCCCGGCCCGCACTACGAGACGCCCGCAGAGGTCCGCCACGCAGGCATCATCGGGGCGGACCTGGTCGGAATGTCCACCGCACTGGAGTCCATCGCCGCACGCGCCGCCGGGATGGAGGTCTTCGGCATCTCCCTGGTGACCAATCTGGCCGCAGGCATCTCCCCGGTGCCGCTGAGCCACCAGGAGGTGCTCGACGCAGGCCAGGAGGCCGCGCCGCGGATCGCCTCCCTGCTGGCTCGCATCATCGCCCGAGCCCTGGAGGACTGA
- a CDS encoding NAD(P)H-quinone dehydrogenase: protein MVPVTSSDLRKHFAPDRVAILGGGPGGYEAALVAADAGADVTIVEDKGLGGSAVLTDVVPSKTLIATADAMRRVNASTAFGVRFGEHSSDAYETEAWADISKVNERLLKLAHDQSRDIHASLEAIGVTIIQGRGRLVPPHHIEVTTPGGETRLVEADALIVATGAHPRELASAVPDGERILNWTQAYNLTEVPEHMIVVGSGVTGAEFASAYRRLGAGVTLVSSRDRVLPGEDADAARVLENSFARVGVKVASRSRAEAVERTTDGVRVTLTDGSVLEGTHCLMAVGGIPNTEDIGLQECGVEIAESGHILVDHVSRTTANNIYAAGDCTGMMPLASVAAMQGRVAVSHMRGDAVKPLKLHQVASNVFTSPEIATVGVTQEQVDSGKYQADVVKLDLATNPRAKMTNVKDGFVKIFSRKGSGTVIGAVVVAPRASELIFPLALAVTQKIHVDDVAATFTVYPSLSGSLAEAARRLHVHL, encoded by the coding sequence ATGGTCCCCGTGACTTCATCTGACCTCCGCAAGCATTTCGCCCCTGACCGTGTCGCGATCCTGGGTGGCGGCCCGGGCGGTTATGAGGCAGCCCTCGTCGCCGCCGACGCGGGCGCCGACGTCACCATCGTGGAGGACAAGGGCCTCGGCGGATCCGCCGTGCTGACTGACGTCGTGCCGTCCAAGACGCTGATCGCCACCGCCGACGCCATGCGGCGGGTCAATGCCTCCACCGCCTTCGGGGTGCGCTTCGGCGAGCACAGCAGCGACGCCTATGAGACCGAGGCCTGGGCCGACATCTCCAAGGTCAACGAGCGGCTGCTGAAGCTGGCCCACGACCAGTCCCGGGACATCCACGCGTCCCTGGAGGCCATCGGCGTCACCATCATCCAGGGCCGGGGGCGGCTCGTGCCGCCCCACCACATCGAGGTCACCACTCCGGGCGGAGAGACGCGGCTGGTCGAGGCCGACGCCCTCATCGTCGCGACCGGCGCTCACCCTCGCGAGCTGGCCTCGGCCGTGCCCGACGGTGAGCGCATCCTGAACTGGACCCAGGCCTACAACCTCACCGAGGTGCCGGAGCACATGATCGTGGTGGGCTCCGGAGTCACCGGGGCGGAGTTCGCATCCGCCTACCGGCGTCTCGGCGCCGGGGTCACCCTGGTCTCCTCGCGTGACCGGGTGCTGCCGGGCGAGGATGCGGACGCCGCCCGTGTCCTGGAGAACTCCTTCGCCCGAGTCGGGGTCAAGGTCGCCTCCCGGAGCCGCGCCGAGGCGGTGGAGCGCACCACCGACGGTGTGCGGGTGACCCTCACCGACGGCAGCGTCCTGGAGGGCACACACTGCCTGATGGCCGTCGGAGGCATCCCGAACACCGAGGACATCGGGCTCCAGGAATGCGGCGTGGAGATCGCCGAGTCCGGGCACATCCTGGTGGATCACGTCTCGCGCACCACGGCGAACAACATCTACGCCGCCGGTGACTGCACCGGCATGATGCCGCTGGCCTCCGTGGCCGCCATGCAGGGTCGCGTGGCCGTCTCCCACATGCGGGGAGACGCGGTGAAGCCGCTCAAGCTGCACCAGGTGGCCTCCAACGTGTTCACCTCCCCGGAGATCGCGACCGTCGGCGTCACCCAGGAGCAGGTCGACTCCGGCAAGTACCAGGCCGACGTCGTCAAGCTGGACCTGGCCACCAATCCGCGGGCCAAGATGACCAACGTCAAGGACGGTTTCGTCAAGATCTTCTCGCGCAAAGGCTCGGGGACCGTCATCGGCGCCGTGGTCGTCGCTCCGCGGGCCTCGGAGCTGATCTTCCCGCTCGCGCTGGCGGTCACCCAGAAGATCCACGTCGACGACGTCGCCGCCACCTTCACCGTGTATCCCTCGCTGTCCGGGTCGCTGGCCGAGGCCGCGCGCCGCCTGCACGTGCACCTCTAG
- the deoC gene encoding deoxyribose-phosphate aldolase — translation MSTTPDGAPAPAPREMAGLIDHTALKPDTDEATVRRVVSEAREHGFAAVCVNPRWVPLVVAELTGSTVKTCTVVGFPLGASTTASKVAETQEAVAAGAQEIDMVVDIADALAGDSAAVETQIRVLADAAHAGGAILKVILETALLSEDAKELVCRASEAAGADFVKTSTGFAGGGATVEDIALMHRLVGGRLGIKASGGVRSYADAVAMVSAGATRIGASSSLDIVGADETTSAPGAADDY, via the coding sequence ATGAGCACCACGCCCGACGGCGCACCCGCGCCTGCCCCCCGCGAGATGGCGGGCCTGATCGATCACACGGCCCTGAAGCCAGACACCGACGAGGCCACTGTGCGCCGCGTCGTCTCCGAGGCCCGGGAGCACGGGTTCGCCGCCGTCTGTGTGAACCCCCGCTGGGTGCCGCTGGTGGTCGCCGAGCTCACCGGCTCCACGGTGAAGACCTGCACGGTGGTCGGCTTCCCGCTGGGCGCAAGCACCACCGCCTCGAAGGTCGCCGAGACCCAGGAGGCGGTCGCCGCCGGCGCCCAGGAGATCGACATGGTCGTCGACATCGCCGACGCCCTCGCCGGGGACAGCGCGGCCGTGGAGACCCAGATCCGCGTCCTCGCCGACGCCGCGCACGCCGGGGGCGCGATCCTGAAGGTCATCCTGGAGACGGCGCTGCTCAGCGAGGACGCCAAGGAGCTGGTCTGCCGGGCCTCCGAGGCTGCCGGCGCCGACTTCGTGAAGACCTCCACCGGTTTCGCCGGCGGCGGCGCCACGGTGGAGGACATCGCCCTGATGCACCGCCTGGTCGGAGGCAGGCTGGGGATCAAGGCCTCCGGCGGGGTGCGCAGCTATGCCGATGCCGTCGCGATGGTGTCCGCCGGGGCAACACGCATCGGCGCGAGCTCCTCTCTTGATATCGTGGGAGCAGACGAGACGACATCCGCTCCAGGCGCCGCAGACGACTACTGA
- the mfd gene encoding transcription-repair coupling factor: MALSGLRTALAASSPYGRVAAAASHPASERTEELQIAATTGLRPALVAEITSRLRSAEGTGVLLAVTATDREADDLATSLRSYAPGIQVAHFPSWETLPHERLSPRSDTVGRRLGVLRRLAHPEDAGRLDVVVAPVRAVVQPLVAGLGNLAPVRLETGHERDFDEVVAALADAAYSRVDMVTRRGEFAVRGGILDVFPPTESHPVRVEFFGDEVEQMRHFSVADQRSLDDDEHPTVLDAAPCRELLISEAVRARAKELLPQMPHAQDLLTKIADGIAAEGMESLAPVLVEEMVPLVSQLPAGSLTLVIEPERTRGRAHDLAATNEEFLAAAWAAAPDGGSAPLDITAAEEEGLAAGSFATLAETRDASLEHGAGWWSITSLGLDEELEQDADIVSLDSREPIGYRGSVDEVMQFLADRARNRWSVVVTTAGHGSAQRVVELLKEHDVPAELVETLDDAPAPGRITVTTAEVSQGFAVDALQLALLTESEMLGRSMRSGSTGGRRMPARRRRNAVDPLALKKGDHVVHEQHGIGQFVELMQRPVGSPQAVRAGTAGIREYLVLEYAPSKRGGPKDRLMVPTDQLDQVSQYVGGDAPSLSKMGGSDWAQTKSKAKRAVKEIAGELIRLYAARMASRGHAFSPDTPWQAELEDAFPHPETPDQLTTMEEVKRDMEREVPMDRLISGDVGYGKTEIAVRAAFKAVQDGKQVGVLVPTTLLASQHLETFTERFAGFPVTVRALSRFQTPKQSREVISGLADGSIDVVIGTHRLLSREVQFKDLGLVIIDEEQRFGVEHKEALKKLRTDVDVLAMSATPIPRTLEMSMAGIRETSTLATPPEERHPVLTYVGPFTDKQVSAAIRRELMREGQVFVVHNRVSSIEATAAKVRELVPEARVEVAHGQMSEARLEQIIQDFWEKRFDVLVSTTIIETGLDISNANTLIVDRASTYGLSQLHQLRGRVGRSRERAYAYFLYPAEKPLGEVALERLKAVAANNELGAGLQLAMKDLEIRGAGNLLGGEQSGHIAGVGFDLYLRLVGEAVADYRGDSEEKIVEVKIELPINAHLPAEYVPGERLRLEGYRKMAAADTEEKITEVVTEWQDRYGELPEAVQNLVEVARLRNRARSVGLSDIGVQGKFIRFGPVQELPESRQMRLERMYPGSQIKSSISAVLIPRPATSRIGGQDLTDGALLEWLAQVFEAIFAPAALSGTATPASG, translated from the coding sequence ATGGCTCTGTCCGGACTGCGCACGGCACTGGCGGCAAGCTCCCCCTACGGGCGGGTCGCCGCCGCGGCCTCGCATCCGGCGTCCGAACGTACCGAGGAGCTGCAGATCGCGGCCACCACAGGGCTGCGCCCCGCCCTGGTCGCCGAGATCACCTCCCGGCTGCGCAGCGCCGAGGGCACCGGCGTGCTGTTGGCCGTCACCGCCACGGACCGCGAGGCTGATGACCTCGCCACCTCGCTGCGCAGCTATGCGCCGGGCATCCAGGTCGCCCATTTCCCCTCCTGGGAGACCCTGCCCCATGAGCGGCTCTCTCCGCGCTCGGACACGGTGGGGCGGCGTCTTGGCGTGCTGCGTCGGCTCGCCCACCCGGAGGACGCCGGGAGGCTCGACGTCGTCGTCGCGCCGGTCCGTGCGGTGGTCCAGCCGCTGGTGGCGGGTCTGGGGAACCTCGCTCCGGTCCGCCTGGAGACCGGCCATGAGCGCGATTTCGACGAGGTCGTCGCCGCGTTGGCCGACGCCGCCTACTCCAGGGTGGACATGGTCACCCGCCGTGGTGAGTTCGCAGTGCGGGGCGGAATCCTGGACGTGTTTCCGCCCACCGAGTCCCACCCGGTGCGGGTGGAGTTCTTCGGTGACGAGGTCGAGCAGATGCGCCACTTCTCCGTGGCCGACCAGCGTTCCCTCGACGATGATGAGCACCCCACGGTGCTCGACGCCGCGCCCTGCCGCGAGCTGCTCATCAGCGAGGCCGTCAGAGCCCGGGCCAAGGAGCTGCTGCCGCAGATGCCGCACGCCCAGGATTTGCTGACCAAGATCGCTGACGGCATAGCCGCCGAGGGCATGGAGTCTCTGGCCCCGGTGCTGGTCGAGGAGATGGTGCCGCTGGTCAGCCAGCTGCCCGCCGGCTCCCTGACCCTGGTGATCGAACCGGAGCGGACTCGCGGCCGGGCCCACGATCTGGCCGCCACCAACGAGGAGTTCCTCGCTGCGGCCTGGGCCGCAGCCCCGGACGGCGGGTCCGCGCCGTTGGACATCACCGCCGCCGAGGAGGAGGGCCTGGCCGCCGGCTCCTTCGCCACCCTCGCCGAGACGCGGGACGCCTCCCTGGAGCACGGAGCCGGGTGGTGGTCCATCACCTCCCTGGGCCTTGACGAGGAGCTCGAGCAGGACGCGGACATCGTCTCCCTCGACTCCCGGGAGCCCATCGGCTACCGCGGCAGCGTGGATGAGGTCATGCAGTTCCTGGCCGATCGCGCCCGGAACCGCTGGTCGGTGGTGGTCACCACCGCGGGGCACGGCTCCGCGCAGCGCGTGGTCGAGCTGCTCAAGGAACACGATGTGCCTGCTGAACTCGTCGAGACCCTCGACGACGCCCCCGCGCCCGGCCGTATCACGGTCACCACCGCGGAGGTCTCGCAGGGCTTCGCCGTCGACGCCCTGCAGCTGGCGCTTCTCACCGAGTCGGAGATGCTGGGCCGCTCGATGCGCTCCGGATCCACCGGCGGGCGCCGTATGCCGGCACGTCGTCGGCGCAACGCGGTGGACCCGCTGGCGCTGAAGAAGGGCGATCACGTCGTTCACGAGCAGCACGGCATCGGCCAGTTCGTGGAACTGATGCAGCGTCCCGTCGGGTCTCCTCAGGCTGTCCGGGCCGGCACCGCCGGGATCCGCGAGTACCTGGTGCTCGAGTACGCCCCCTCCAAGCGGGGCGGCCCGAAGGACCGGCTGATGGTCCCCACCGACCAGCTGGACCAGGTCTCTCAGTACGTGGGCGGGGATGCTCCGAGCCTGTCCAAGATGGGCGGCAGCGACTGGGCGCAGACCAAGAGCAAGGCCAAGAGGGCGGTCAAGGAGATCGCCGGTGAACTGATCCGGCTCTATGCCGCACGCATGGCCTCCCGCGGGCACGCGTTCAGCCCGGACACCCCCTGGCAGGCCGAGCTGGAGGACGCCTTCCCGCATCCGGAGACCCCGGACCAGCTCACCACCATGGAGGAGGTCAAGCGGGACATGGAGCGTGAGGTGCCCATGGACCGGCTGATCTCCGGCGACGTCGGCTACGGGAAGACCGAGATCGCCGTCCGTGCGGCGTTCAAGGCCGTCCAGGACGGCAAGCAGGTCGGGGTGCTGGTTCCCACCACGCTGCTGGCCTCACAGCACCTGGAGACCTTCACCGAGCGTTTCGCCGGATTCCCGGTGACCGTGCGGGCACTGTCCCGGTTCCAGACTCCCAAGCAGTCCCGGGAAGTCATCTCCGGGCTGGCCGACGGAAGCATCGACGTCGTCATCGGCACCCACCGGCTGCTCTCCCGGGAGGTCCAGTTCAAGGACCTGGGCCTGGTGATCATCGACGAGGAGCAGCGCTTCGGCGTCGAGCACAAGGAGGCGCTGAAGAAGCTGCGCACCGATGTCGATGTCCTGGCGATGTCGGCCACGCCGATCCCTCGCACCCTGGAGATGTCCATGGCGGGAATCCGTGAGACCTCCACCCTGGCCACACCGCCGGAGGAGCGGCACCCGGTCCTGACCTATGTGGGGCCGTTCACCGACAAGCAGGTCTCCGCCGCCATCCGCCGTGAGCTCATGCGTGAGGGCCAGGTGTTCGTGGTGCACAACCGGGTCTCCTCCATCGAGGCCACGGCGGCGAAGGTCCGTGAACTCGTCCCCGAGGCCCGGGTCGAGGTGGCCCACGGGCAGATGAGCGAGGCGCGCCTGGAGCAGATCATCCAGGACTTCTGGGAGAAGAGGTTCGACGTGCTGGTCTCCACCACGATCATCGAGACCGGCCTGGACATCTCCAACGCGAACACGCTGATCGTGGACCGGGCCTCCACCTACGGGCTCTCCCAGCTGCACCAGCTGCGCGGCCGGGTGGGCCGGTCCCGGGAGCGGGCCTACGCCTACTTCCTCTACCCCGCTGAGAAGCCGCTGGGGGAGGTGGCCCTGGAGCGGCTGAAGGCGGTCGCTGCGAACAACGAGCTCGGCGCCGGCCTGCAGCTGGCCATGAAGGACCTGGAGATCCGAGGGGCGGGAAACCTGCTCGGCGGCGAGCAGTCCGGCCACATCGCCGGGGTCGGCTTCGATCTCTACCTGCGCCTGGTGGGTGAGGCGGTGGCCGATTATCGCGGTGACTCCGAGGAGAAGATCGTCGAGGTCAAGATCGAGCTGCCGATCAACGCGCACCTGCCCGCGGAGTACGTGCCCGGGGAACGGCTGCGCTTGGAGGGCTACCGCAAGATGGCCGCCGCAGACACCGAGGAGAAGATCACCGAGGTCGTCACCGAATGGCAGGACCGCTACGGGGAGCTGCCCGAGGCGGTGCAGAACCTGGTGGAGGTCGCTCGGCTGCGCAACCGCGCCCGTTCCGTGGGACTCTCCGACATCGGGGTGCAGGGCAAGTTCATCCGCTTCGGCCCGGTCCAGGAGCTGCCGGAGTCGCGGCAGATGCGCCTGGAGCGGATGTACCCGGGCTCACAGATCAAATCCTCGATCAGCGCCGTGCTCATCCCACGTCCGGCGACCTCCCGCATCGGCGGTCAGGACCTCACGGACGGGGCGCTGCTGGAGTGGCTCGCGCAGGTTTTCGAGGCGATCTTCGCGCCGGCAGCCCTGTCAGGTACGGCGACGCCGGCGTCCGGTTGA
- a CDS encoding maleylpyruvate isomerase family mycothiol-dependent enzyme, whose amino-acid sequence MAEDRRVSDEAIWELTTVNRLRLAELLESLDGTQWRTETLCTGWTVHHMAAHLVQPMVVGFPQFLLAALRHRGNTARTVDAITRRLARRPREELTAALRRHSDDRLDPPRVGPMGPFSDSCIHLRDIARPLRLKADVPARHWEVLMDHLAGPAVIPGLVPPGRIAGLELIAVDAGWQAGVGAPVRGTLEALALGVTGRAVALDELEGPGVALLRTRLLEEATPGPEGPLGKSAA is encoded by the coding sequence ATGGCTGAAGACAGGCGAGTCAGTGACGAGGCGATCTGGGAGCTGACCACTGTGAACCGCCTGCGCCTGGCGGAGCTTCTCGAATCCCTCGACGGCACCCAGTGGCGGACCGAGACCCTCTGCACCGGGTGGACGGTCCACCACATGGCCGCTCATCTCGTCCAGCCCATGGTGGTGGGGTTCCCGCAGTTCTTGCTTGCTGCACTGCGGCACCGCGGGAACACTGCTCGCACCGTCGATGCGATCACCCGTCGGCTGGCTCGTCGACCGCGCGAGGAGCTGACCGCTGCGCTGCGGCGGCACAGCGATGATCGCCTTGACCCGCCGCGAGTGGGTCCGATGGGGCCATTTTCCGACTCCTGCATCCACCTGCGCGACATCGCCAGGCCGCTGCGGCTCAAGGCTGATGTCCCGGCTCGGCACTGGGAGGTGTTGATGGACCATCTGGCGGGCCCTGCCGTCATCCCTGGCCTCGTCCCGCCGGGTCGGATCGCGGGGCTGGAGCTGATCGCCGTCGACGCCGGCTGGCAGGCAGGGGTCGGGGCCCCGGTGCGTGGCACGTTGGAAGCACTCGCGCTGGGGGTGACCGGTCGCGCCGTCGCGCTCGACGAGCTGGAGGGGCCGGGGGTCGCGCTTCTGCGGACCCGGCTGTTGGAGGAGGCCACGCCCGGTCCGGAAGGTCCGCTAGGAAAAAGCGCCGCCTAG
- a CDS encoding acyltransferase family protein — protein MDLLRVISVAAVVIGHAYPAMPGEEYLQIWRMPLFFFLAGFFFSTSRTFSGEFAVRWRTLATPYISWFLILLVAVWAMEHTPWPFDEHVISGALAGGASTDMPFLAFWFISVMFFAALLLRILVSLPWWVGVIVALVGLTLAEIPESRMAYTVLGIGLVPACVTYMFAGYWFRRHFWRIPRPVPVGLACLVLGFGAVAMGAETMNMKWSGFGTYLLSPALAIIICCGMVLLFSTRIDAVLRRSAPVVTVISELVRTGTLVVFAHALVLYLALRWLDIEEPLTRTLLALLLCWGLGVLVNRTPASPYLTGLPARRSPRKPARATPAAPRP, from the coding sequence GTGGACCTGCTGCGGGTCATCTCGGTGGCCGCCGTCGTCATCGGTCACGCGTATCCGGCGATGCCCGGCGAGGAGTACCTGCAGATCTGGCGGATGCCGCTGTTCTTCTTCCTCGCCGGGTTCTTCTTCTCGACCTCCAGGACGTTCAGCGGAGAGTTCGCGGTCCGATGGAGGACCCTGGCCACCCCCTACATCAGCTGGTTCCTGATCCTGCTGGTGGCCGTCTGGGCCATGGAGCACACCCCCTGGCCCTTCGATGAGCACGTCATCTCCGGTGCTCTGGCCGGCGGCGCCTCCACCGACATGCCGTTTCTGGCGTTCTGGTTCATCTCGGTGATGTTCTTCGCCGCGCTGCTGCTGCGCATCCTGGTCAGCCTCCCGTGGTGGGTGGGCGTCATCGTCGCGCTGGTGGGCCTCACCCTGGCCGAGATCCCCGAGTCCCGCATGGCCTATACGGTGCTCGGCATCGGCCTGGTGCCGGCCTGCGTGACCTACATGTTCGCCGGGTACTGGTTCCGCCGGCACTTCTGGCGGATCCCCCGGCCGGTGCCGGTGGGCCTGGCGTGCCTCGTCCTCGGATTCGGCGCCGTGGCGATGGGCGCGGAGACCATGAACATGAAGTGGTCCGGATTCGGCACCTATCTGCTCTCCCCCGCCCTGGCGATCATCATCTGCTGCGGAATGGTGCTGCTCTTCTCCACCCGCATCGACGCCGTCCTGCGCCGCTCCGCACCTGTGGTGACGGTGATCTCCGAGCTGGTGCGCACCGGAACCCTGGTGGTCTTCGCCCACGCGCTGGTGCTCTATCTGGCGCTGCGCTGGCTGGACATCGAGGAGCCTCTCACGCGCACCCTGCTGGCCCTTCTCCTGTGCTGGGGCCTCGGCGTGCTGGTCAACCGGACGCCGGCGTCGCCGTACCTGACAGGGCTGCCGGCGCGAAGATCGCCTCGAAAACCTGCGCGAGCCACTCCAGCAGCGCCCCGTCCGTGA